In Cycloclasticus sp., a single genomic region encodes these proteins:
- a CDS encoding COX15/CtaA family protein: MFRNLTIVAILLALLVVVLGAYVRLSDAGLGCPDWPGCYGSLILDESHEGIANAAENYDRPLEASKAWKEMIHRYFASTLGLLILILTVMAWKRPELGQRGLTTFLSLLVMFQGALGMWTVTLLVKPVIVMSHLLGGLATLSLLLLLLLRIRKKRLADKKKTGLVKTLATVALIVLVAQIALGGWTSTNYAALACPEFPTCFGDTWNPSVDYKEGFVLWRGLGVDYEFGVLANEARAAIHWVHRIGALVTAVIFGLLAYCLFRLSAIKEFLMVSGLLLTQIMLGILNVVLNLPLHVAVAHNAVAALLLLSVVYVNFRLNKTTR; encoded by the coding sequence ATGTTTAGGAATTTAACTATTGTTGCCATTTTATTGGCGCTGTTAGTCGTTGTTTTAGGTGCCTATGTCCGATTGTCGGATGCCGGTCTAGGCTGTCCGGACTGGCCAGGCTGCTATGGGAGTTTAATTTTAGATGAGTCTCATGAAGGTATCGCAAACGCGGCTGAGAATTATGATCGTCCCTTAGAAGCATCAAAAGCGTGGAAAGAAATGATCCACCGATACTTTGCCAGCACATTGGGTCTACTCATCCTTATCTTGACTGTGATGGCGTGGAAGCGGCCCGAACTAGGTCAGCGTGGATTAACGACCTTTTTATCATTACTGGTGATGTTCCAAGGTGCCTTAGGGATGTGGACAGTGACCTTACTGGTTAAACCGGTCATTGTGATGAGCCACCTTTTAGGAGGCTTAGCGACACTGAGTTTATTGCTTCTATTGTTGTTAAGAATTAGAAAAAAACGCCTAGCGGATAAGAAAAAAACTGGGTTAGTAAAGACGTTAGCAACGGTTGCTTTGATCGTGTTAGTGGCGCAAATTGCACTAGGCGGCTGGACGAGTACTAATTATGCGGCGCTAGCTTGTCCTGAATTCCCAACCTGCTTTGGCGATACTTGGAACCCCAGTGTTGACTACAAGGAAGGGTTTGTACTATGGCGCGGTCTAGGTGTGGATTATGAGTTTGGTGTACTGGCTAACGAGGCGAGAGCCGCTATCCATTGGGTACACCGTATCGGTGCATTAGTGACGGCAGTCATATTTGGCCTTTTGGCATATTGCCTCTTCAGACTAAGCGCAATTAAAGAATTTTTAATGGTAAGCGGACTATTGCTAACGCAGATAATGCTTGGCATATTGAATGTTGTACTAAATTTGCCACTGCATGTTGCTGTAGCGCATAATGCGGTAGCGGCATTGCTGCTACTGAGTGTGGTTTACGTGAATTTTAGGCTTAACAAAACGACACGGTAA
- a CDS encoding SURF1 family protein, whose protein sequence is MQFKANLLLTILAVLVLALLLSLANWQLDRAQQKQDMLDLQSARIQLPAVELETIQLEDKSLRYLPVKVSGWLDTNKQILIDNQVKGGRAGYFVLTPIKVNATQAILLNRGWVVLGSDRRVLPEVRLSASNVSIVGKLDYFPSVGIKLDGADELSEGWPSVTQIVDVIKVSERLGYDIWPYQILLNKSEPNGYDRDWEPMKMGPEKHHGYAFQWFALATAWVILYFVVTVKLGKKKNG, encoded by the coding sequence ATGCAGTTTAAAGCCAATTTATTGTTAACGATTCTTGCTGTCCTAGTTTTGGCTTTGTTGCTTAGTTTGGCAAATTGGCAGCTAGACAGAGCGCAGCAAAAACAAGATATGTTAGATTTGCAATCAGCAAGAATACAGTTGCCAGCTGTTGAATTAGAAACGATTCAACTTGAAGATAAAAGCCTACGCTATTTGCCCGTTAAGGTGAGCGGTTGGCTCGATACAAACAAGCAAATTTTGATTGATAATCAAGTAAAAGGTGGCCGAGCGGGATATTTTGTATTAACACCGATAAAAGTGAATGCGACACAAGCCATTCTGCTGAATAGAGGTTGGGTTGTACTGGGTTCAGATAGAAGAGTGTTGCCTGAGGTGAGGTTAAGCGCTAGCAATGTTTCAATTGTAGGCAAGTTAGATTACTTCCCGAGTGTAGGTATAAAATTAGATGGCGCGGATGAGCTTTCTGAAGGTTGGCCATCTGTTACTCAAATAGTTGATGTAATAAAAGTGTCGGAACGGTTGGGGTATGATATTTGGCCCTATCAAATTTTATTAAATAAGAGTGAGCCCAATGGTTATGATCGTGATTGGGAGCCGATGAAGATGGGCCCCGAGAAGCATCATGGTTATGCATTCCAGTGGTTTGCATTGGCGACGGCCTGGGTCATTCTTTATTTTGTAGTAACAGTGAAACTAGGTAAAAAGAAAAATGGATAA
- a CDS encoding DUF2909 domain-containing protein produces MPPLIKYLVIFTLCFIIYNLFKAFYHLSRRKSAPKEVVKSLALRVGLSLTLFASLLLASYLGFIKPHGITPVPQEIEETR; encoded by the coding sequence ATGCCGCCATTAATCAAATACTTAGTTATTTTTACGTTGTGCTTCATTATCTACAACTTATTTAAAGCGTTTTACCATCTGTCTAGAAGAAAATCCGCACCGAAAGAAGTTGTTAAGTCATTAGCCCTACGTGTCGGGCTCTCTTTGACCTTATTCGCCTCATTACTATTGGCTTCATACCTTGGTTTCATTAAACCTCATGGCATCACACCGGTTCCACAAGAGATAGAAGAAACACGCTAA
- a CDS encoding cytochrome c oxidase subunit 3 yields MSSENAYYVPHDAKWPIVGSIGLTLFLGGFAGQLNDASSASIIMMIGFLVLVYMMFGWFGDVINESESGAYNSAEDASFRIGMIWFIFSEVMFFAAFFGALYYIRVFSVPWLAGEGSGAATNEFIWSGFEAIWPTNGPAEVGGVYEKMGPWGLPAINTLLLLSSGVTVTWAHWGLIANKRKQLIIGLALTVFLGFLFVCLQVLEYSHGYNELNLTMGSGVYGSTFYMLTGFHGFHVTVGAIMLAVMLVRSIKGHFTPENHFAFEAAAWYWHFVDVVWLGLFIFVYWL; encoded by the coding sequence ATGTCTTCAGAAAATGCGTATTACGTTCCTCATGATGCTAAATGGCCCATTGTTGGTTCAATTGGCTTAACATTGTTTTTGGGTGGGTTTGCTGGCCAATTAAATGATGCTTCATCGGCCTCAATCATTATGATGATTGGCTTTTTAGTATTGGTCTATATGATGTTTGGCTGGTTTGGTGATGTAATTAATGAGAGCGAATCTGGCGCGTACAACAGTGCTGAAGATGCTTCATTTCGTATCGGAATGATTTGGTTTATTTTTTCTGAAGTTATGTTTTTTGCCGCTTTCTTTGGTGCTTTATATTACATTCGAGTCTTCTCAGTACCCTGGTTAGCTGGTGAAGGTTCTGGGGCTGCGACAAATGAGTTTATCTGGAGTGGCTTTGAGGCAATCTGGCCTACCAATGGCCCAGCTGAAGTGGGCGGCGTATATGAAAAAATGGGTCCCTGGGGCTTGCCGGCCATTAATACTCTGCTTTTATTGAGTAGCGGCGTTACGGTAACATGGGCGCATTGGGGTTTAATCGCAAATAAACGTAAGCAGCTTATTATTGGCTTAGCACTAACTGTATTTCTAGGTTTTTTGTTTGTCTGTTTACAGGTTTTAGAATATAGCCATGGTTACAACGAATTAAACTTAACAATGGGCTCAGGTGTTTATGGCTCAACCTTTTATATGTTGACCGGCTTTCATGGCTTTCATGTAACGGTTGGTGCGATTATGTTAGCGGTGATGCTCGTTCGTAGTATAAAGGGGCACTTCACACCAGAAAATCATTTTGCATTCGAAGCGGCTGCTTGGTACTGGCACTTTGTTGATGTGGTTTGGTTAGGGCTGTTTATATTCGTATACTGGTTATAG
- the ctaD gene encoding cytochrome c oxidase subunit I, with the protein MTTVTDSHDDHHDHGPAKGLMRWVTTTNHKDIGTLYLIFALVMFMVGGAMAMVIRLELFQPGLQFVDPGFFNQMTTVHALVMIFGGVMPAFVGLANWMLPIMIGGPDMALPRMNNWSFWILPFAFAMLLSTFFMDGGAPAGGWTLYPPLVLQGGNGFPFMIFAIHMMGISSVMGAINVIVTILNMRAPGMTLMKMPLFVWTWFITAYLLIAVMPVLAGAVTMLLTDRFYDTTFFSATGGGDPVLFQHIFWFFGHPEVYILILPAFGIVSAIIPTFARKPLFGYSSMVYATSSIAFLSFIVWAHHMFTVGLPLEGELFFMYATMLIAVPTGVKVFNWISTMWKGSMTFETPMLFAIGFVIMFTIGGFSGLMLAIAPADFQYHDTYFVVAHFHYVLVTGAVYSIMASVYYWIPKWTGNMYNEKMGQWHFWLSTISVNVLFFPQHFLGLAGMPRRIPDYSVQFAEFNMWSSIGGFAFGLSQVFFCFIVYKTIKGGEKATDEVWEGAEGLEWTLSSPPPYHSFSTAPEIK; encoded by the coding sequence ATGACGACTGTTACAGATTCACATGACGATCATCACGATCACGGTCCAGCAAAAGGCTTAATGCGTTGGGTAACCACAACCAATCATAAGGACATTGGTACACTTTACTTAATATTTGCGTTAGTGATGTTCATGGTTGGTGGCGCGATGGCGATGGTCATCCGTTTGGAATTGTTCCAACCAGGCCTACAGTTTGTTGACCCTGGTTTCTTTAACCAAATGACAACGGTTCATGCATTGGTTATGATTTTTGGTGGTGTGATGCCGGCTTTTGTTGGCTTAGCGAATTGGATGTTGCCGATTATGATTGGCGGTCCAGATATGGCGTTGCCGAGAATGAACAACTGGAGTTTCTGGATTCTTCCTTTCGCATTTGCCATGTTATTGTCTACCTTCTTTATGGACGGTGGTGCACCAGCAGGTGGCTGGACACTTTATCCTCCATTAGTCTTACAAGGCGGAAACGGCTTTCCCTTTATGATTTTTGCTATTCATATGATGGGGATCTCCTCAGTGATGGGCGCAATCAATGTGATTGTGACTATTTTAAATATGCGGGCGCCCGGCATGACATTGATGAAAATGCCTTTGTTCGTGTGGACATGGTTCATTACAGCTTATTTGCTAATTGCTGTGATGCCTGTGCTAGCAGGTGCGGTAACGATGTTGCTGACAGATCGTTTTTATGACACAACATTTTTTAGTGCTACAGGTGGTGGCGACCCAGTTTTGTTCCAACATATTTTTTGGTTCTTTGGACACCCTGAAGTATATATTTTGATTTTGCCAGCCTTTGGCATAGTGTCAGCTATTATCCCAACATTTGCTCGCAAGCCACTATTTGGGTATAGCTCAATGGTTTACGCGACGTCATCAATTGCATTCCTTTCGTTCATTGTTTGGGCGCATCATATGTTTACTGTCGGTCTGCCGCTAGAGGGTGAACTGTTCTTTATGTATGCGACTATGTTGATTGCTGTGCCAACGGGTGTAAAAGTGTTTAACTGGATCTCCACTATGTGGAAAGGTTCTATGACGTTTGAAACACCGATGTTATTTGCGATTGGTTTTGTCATTATGTTTACGATAGGTGGTTTCTCTGGCCTAATGCTGGCGATTGCACCTGCTGACTTCCAATATCATGATACTTACTTCGTGGTTGCGCATTTCCATTACGTACTGGTTACTGGTGCTGTTTACTCAATTATGGCGTCTGTTTATTACTGGATCCCTAAATGGACTGGCAATATGTACAATGAAAAGATGGGTCAATGGCACTTTTGGTTGTCTACAATTTCAGTTAACGTCCTTTTCTTTCCTCAGCACTTTTTAGGGCTTGCGGGTATGCCGCGTCGTATTCCTGACTATTCAGTTCAGTTTGCAGAATTTAATATGTGGTCTAGCATTGGTGGTTTTGCCTTTGGTTTATCTCAGGTGTTCTTCTGCTTCATTGTTTATAAAACAATAAAAGGTGGTGAGAAAGCGACTGACGAAGTTTGGGAAGGAGCAGAAGGTCTTGAATGGACTTTATCTTCACCTCCGCCATACCATAGTTTTTCAACGGCACCTGAAATTAAATAA
- the coxB gene encoding cytochrome c oxidase subunit II, which translates to MIKLKQLFASGAVLTFMSSIAHAEYGLNLPVGVTETSKQVYDLHMLILWVCVAIGVVVFGAMIYSMIYHRKSQGAVASQFHESMTAELVWTVIPFVILVVMAIPATKVLIEMHDTSEADMKIKITGYQWKWRYEYIGEDVDFFSTLDAESNKARQVGSDIDPSTVENYLLNVDHPLVIPVGKKVSFLLTASDVIHSWWVPDFGWKKDAIPGYINEAWVKVDEPGIYRGQCAELCGRDHGFMPIVVEVKSEADYAIWLAEQKAGSAAEKLAAIEELAPIELKRKGKKVYRANCVACHQKKGEGVEGVFPAITGSAVATGDINTHIDLIMNGKAGTAMAAFKDQLSDVELAAVITYQRNSLGNKVGDAVQPADIAALR; encoded by the coding sequence GTGATTAAACTAAAGCAACTTTTTGCTAGTGGCGCTGTACTGACGTTTATGTCCAGCATCGCGCATGCGGAATATGGGTTGAATTTACCTGTAGGTGTAACTGAGACGAGCAAGCAGGTTTATGATTTGCATATGTTGATCCTTTGGGTCTGTGTTGCTATCGGTGTGGTTGTTTTCGGTGCAATGATTTATTCGATGATTTATCACCGTAAATCACAGGGGGCGGTGGCGTCACAGTTTCATGAAAGTATGACCGCTGAGCTGGTTTGGACTGTTATCCCATTCGTTATTTTAGTTGTTATGGCAATACCGGCGACTAAGGTATTGATCGAAATGCATGACACTTCAGAAGCGGACATGAAAATTAAAATAACGGGCTATCAATGGAAGTGGCGTTATGAGTATATTGGAGAAGATGTAGACTTTTTTAGTACATTGGATGCTGAGAGCAACAAGGCGCGTCAAGTTGGCTCAGATATAGACCCTTCAACAGTAGAGAATTACCTGTTGAATGTCGATCATCCGTTAGTTATTCCAGTGGGTAAGAAAGTAAGTTTCTTATTAACGGCTAGCGATGTTATTCATTCGTGGTGGGTCCCCGATTTCGGTTGGAAAAAAGATGCTATTCCCGGTTATATAAACGAAGCATGGGTGAAAGTTGATGAGCCAGGTATTTATCGTGGCCAATGTGCGGAACTATGTGGGCGTGATCATGGCTTTATGCCAATCGTTGTTGAAGTTAAATCTGAAGCTGATTATGCAATATGGTTGGCTGAGCAAAAAGCAGGTTCGGCGGCAGAAAAATTAGCAGCAATTGAAGAGCTTGCTCCAATAGAGCTGAAAAGGAAGGGCAAAAAAGTTTATCGTGCTAATTGCGTGGCCTGCCATCAGAAAAAAGGTGAGGGTGTCGAGGGTGTGTTTCCTGCGATCACCGGAAGTGCTGTCGCGACAGGTGATATCAATACGCATATTGACTTGATAATGAACGGTAAGGCAGGCACTGCGATGGCAGCATTTAAAGACCAATTAAGCGACGTTGAATTGGCAGCTGTTATTACTTACCAACGTAATTCATTAGGTAATAAAGTAGGCGATGCTGTTCAGCCTGCGGACATTGCAGCATTAAGATAA
- a CDS encoding DUF2244 domain-containing protein, producing the protein MVDYGNGGAGIRYIVLMPNSSLPFRQAIIFFVGISVVSLSVALLFYFMGLWLILPFSGIELLLLGYCLVITMKKCGVREVITISDKVIRVERGSKKAESKSELPLGWVRVELEKPKYKGYPKNLVLSSHGKKIEVGRFLVESEREKLAIQLKKMLTKPT; encoded by the coding sequence ATGGTGGATTATGGTAATGGAGGCGCAGGAATACGGTATATCGTATTAATGCCTAATTCTTCATTGCCGTTTAGACAAGCGATAATTTTTTTTGTTGGAATATCCGTTGTTTCTTTATCTGTTGCGCTGTTGTTTTATTTTATGGGGCTGTGGTTGATACTGCCTTTTTCTGGCATAGAGCTTTTATTGCTAGGGTACTGCTTAGTAATAACGATGAAAAAATGCGGTGTTAGAGAAGTCATTACCATCAGTGATAAAGTAATACGGGTAGAGCGCGGATCAAAAAAGGCGGAAAGCAAGAGTGAATTACCGTTAGGTTGGGTTCGGGTTGAATTAGAGAAGCCAAAATATAAAGGCTATCCAAAAAACCTTGTGTTGAGTTCGCACGGTAAAAAGATTGAGGTTGGGCGCTTTTTAGTTGAAAGCGAACGAGAAAAGTTGGCGATACAGCTTAAGAAAATGCTGACCAAGCCAACATAG
- the bioD gene encoding dethiobiotin synthase produces the protein MATGFFITGTDTDVGKTYVATELIKGFRRRQVKVSGFKPVAAGASWIDGQLKNQDALDLMQAASEPFLYNDVNPYCFEPAIAPHLAAQQANVVMELSAIQSIYAKHKATSEVVIVEGAGGWMVPLDNNVGFDELALALDLPVILVVGLKLGCINHALLTEAAIINKGCRIAGWVGNDIGGEFEEIDENILTLKNQMTSQCIGYVEHQSQKERNSVRSQRNIESLLDYLTGFR, from the coding sequence ATGGCAACAGGATTCTTTATAACGGGTACCGATACGGATGTTGGAAAAACCTATGTTGCAACGGAGCTAATCAAAGGTTTTCGAAGGCGTCAGGTCAAAGTGTCGGGCTTTAAGCCGGTAGCGGCCGGCGCAAGTTGGATTGATGGCCAGTTAAAAAACCAAGATGCACTTGATCTAATGCAAGCGGCGTCAGAACCGTTCTTATATAACGACGTTAACCCTTATTGCTTTGAGCCTGCAATAGCACCACATTTAGCAGCGCAACAGGCGAATGTGGTGATGGAGCTATCAGCTATTCAATCTATCTATGCTAAGCATAAAGCGACATCGGAAGTGGTTATTGTTGAAGGGGCGGGTGGATGGATGGTTCCGCTAGATAATAATGTGGGCTTTGATGAACTGGCTTTAGCGCTGGATCTCCCTGTTATTCTTGTGGTCGGCTTAAAGTTAGGCTGCATTAATCATGCGCTATTAACAGAGGCGGCCATCATCAATAAAGGTTGTCGAATAGCAGGTTGGGTTGGGAATGACATTGGCGGTGAGTTTGAAGAAATCGATGAAAATATCCTGACATTAAAAAATCAAATGACTTCGCAATGTATTGGTTATGTTGAACACCAATCACAGAAAGAAAGGAACAGCGTACGTAGCCAAAGAAATATAGAGAGTCTACTTGATTATTTAACTGGTTTTCGTTAA
- the bioC gene encoding malonyl-ACP O-methyltransferase BioC codes for MSTDVFQTQAFSKEMVRQSFDDASQGYNRFTSLQRLIGDRLLAQCGAKTQTFKRVLDIGSGTGYLTKKLSELEAVENLYALDIAAGMLQQTKRNLGDYQVKGLICADAEKLPLTDKVMTTICSNVAFQWCDDLAKVFGQAHRVLETGGSFVFSTFGPSTLHELKASWQTIDKAVHVNSFVNESEIRENLLLAGFKNISIVSEDIVKYYDSPKQLMLDLKGMGAHNINRGRRLGLTGVQRFKSMLLEYEALRTKQGIPATFQAVYVYAEK; via the coding sequence GTGAGTACTGATGTGTTTCAAACGCAAGCATTTAGCAAAGAGATGGTGCGGCAATCCTTTGATGATGCCTCACAAGGCTATAATCGATTTACCTCGCTACAACGATTGATTGGTGATCGTTTGCTCGCGCAATGTGGCGCGAAAACGCAGACGTTTAAGCGCGTTCTTGATATCGGTTCTGGGACAGGTTACTTAACCAAAAAACTAAGTGAGTTAGAGGCTGTTGAAAATTTGTATGCGCTGGATATTGCTGCGGGCATGCTGCAACAGACAAAACGTAATTTAGGTGATTATCAGGTCAAAGGGCTTATTTGTGCTGACGCAGAAAAGCTGCCGCTGACAGATAAAGTGATGACGACCATCTGCTCTAATGTGGCCTTTCAGTGGTGCGATGATTTGGCGAAGGTTTTTGGTCAGGCTCATAGAGTGTTAGAAACAGGAGGTTCTTTTGTGTTCAGTACGTTCGGGCCGTCAACCTTGCATGAATTGAAGGCATCATGGCAAACAATTGACAAGGCTGTACACGTGAACTCGTTTGTCAATGAGAGTGAAATAAGAGAAAACTTGCTACTGGCGGGGTTTAAAAACATCTCAATTGTTAGTGAGGATATTGTGAAATATTATGACTCACCAAAACAACTGATGTTAGATCTAAAGGGAATGGGTGCGCACAATATAAATCGAGGGCGCCGACTCGGGTTGACGGGTGTTCAGCGCTTCAAATCTATGTTGCTCGAGTATGAGGCTTTACGCACAAAGCAAGGGATTCCTGCCACATTCCAAGCCGTCTACGTTTATGCTGAAAAGTAA
- a CDS encoding alpha/beta fold hydrolase, translating to MIKLNMHVSGKGPNLVLIHGWAMSPLVWQEWLLDLAKSYRVICVELPGHGDSDYRERWQMNELLEAMAEQLPDSCSVLGWSLGGMVALAYAGAYPQRVNKLLMLASSPKFVQADDWQCATTNSAFDAFSLGINDKPAMTIKRFIKLQTQGVEQSKEMNAFLRGLVKTNVDDSHEGLVSGLDILRTNDLRGVLKSLTCRILMVLGKKDQLVPVEAGQRSMSLNPNIDLCVINNASHVPFLSHPLQVSQAIDRFMRAGEGLL from the coding sequence TTGATTAAATTGAATATGCATGTGTCGGGTAAGGGGCCAAATCTTGTCTTGATACACGGCTGGGCAATGAGTCCTTTAGTTTGGCAGGAGTGGTTGCTTGATCTGGCAAAATCATACCGTGTTATCTGTGTTGAGCTGCCGGGCCACGGTGACAGTGACTACCGTGAGCGCTGGCAGATGAATGAGTTGTTAGAGGCGATGGCCGAACAGTTGCCAGACAGTTGTAGTGTGCTGGGTTGGTCGTTGGGAGGAATGGTTGCGTTAGCTTACGCGGGAGCATATCCGCAACGCGTTAATAAGCTCCTTATGCTGGCGAGTTCTCCTAAGTTTGTACAAGCAGATGATTGGCAATGTGCGACGACTAATAGTGCGTTTGACGCCTTCTCTTTGGGTATAAATGATAAGCCAGCGATGACAATTAAGCGCTTTATTAAGCTGCAAACGCAAGGTGTGGAGCAATCTAAAGAGATGAATGCTTTCCTTAGGGGCTTGGTGAAAACGAATGTCGACGATTCGCATGAAGGGCTTGTTAGCGGCTTAGATATTTTGCGCACGAATGACCTTCGTGGCGTATTAAAAAGTCTCACTTGCCGAATATTAATGGTGTTGGGTAAGAAAGATCAGCTAGTACCGGTCGAAGCGGGGCAGCGTTCAATGAGTCTCAATCCTAATATCGATTTATGCGTGATAAATAACGCGTCGCACGTGCCGTTTCTTTCGCACCCGTTACAAGTATCTCAGGCAATAGATCGCTTTATGCGCGCCGGTGAGGGTTTGTTGTGA
- the bioF gene encoding 8-amino-7-oxononanoate synthase has product MSQWEFSSELDELKRQQLYRSRQLIDSPQGAKVEIDGALFDNFSSNDYLGLANHPSVVKAFQQAAEKYGVGSGSAHLICGHSHEHHALEEELAEFTGRQRALVFSTGYMANIGAIAALVQKGDDVFQDKLNHASLIDGGKISGAQVKRFSHGDMNRLRQLLEKSSAKKKLVVSDGVFSMDGDEAKINELATLAEQASAMLMIDDAHGFGVIGKRGGGLLEKYDLSQQQVPILMATFGKGLGTSGAFIAGSEELIETLIQRARTYVFTTAMPPAIMAATRQSLKICQQESWRREKLSSLVARFRQGAEQLGLSLMPSETPIQPVILGSNKAVMSASSYLKERNILVAAIRHPTVKKSSERLRITLSATHTESQVDALLLALEGAVC; this is encoded by the coding sequence ATGAGTCAGTGGGAGTTCTCCAGCGAGCTTGATGAGTTAAAGCGTCAGCAGCTTTATCGATCGCGTCAGCTAATCGACAGCCCGCAAGGTGCTAAAGTTGAAATAGATGGGGCCTTGTTCGATAATTTTTCGAGCAATGATTACCTCGGTTTGGCAAACCATCCAAGCGTGGTAAAAGCATTCCAACAGGCGGCTGAGAAGTATGGTGTGGGCAGTGGTTCGGCACATCTTATTTGCGGGCATAGCCATGAACATCACGCTTTAGAAGAGGAGTTAGCCGAGTTTACTGGGCGTCAGCGAGCCTTGGTTTTTTCAACCGGCTATATGGCGAATATCGGTGCAATAGCAGCGCTAGTGCAAAAAGGCGATGACGTTTTTCAGGATAAACTCAATCACGCGTCGCTCATCGATGGTGGAAAAATATCGGGCGCTCAAGTAAAGCGCTTTTCGCACGGTGATATGAATCGTTTAAGGCAATTACTCGAAAAATCATCAGCCAAAAAGAAACTTGTTGTTAGTGACGGTGTTTTTAGCATGGATGGCGATGAAGCTAAGATCAATGAGTTGGCAACGTTGGCCGAGCAGGCAAGCGCTATGCTGATGATTGATGATGCGCATGGTTTCGGTGTCATCGGAAAACGCGGTGGCGGTTTGTTGGAAAAGTACGACTTGAGTCAGCAACAAGTGCCTATTCTAATGGCAACGTTTGGTAAGGGCCTAGGCACTTCTGGGGCTTTTATAGCCGGTAGTGAGGAGTTGATTGAAACGCTTATTCAGCGTGCTCGAACGTATGTTTTCACAACGGCAATGCCGCCTGCGATTATGGCTGCCACTAGGCAAAGCTTAAAAATATGTCAACAAGAGTCTTGGCGGCGCGAAAAGCTGAGCTCTTTAGTCGCTCGGTTTCGGCAAGGTGCGGAGCAACTGGGCTTAAGTTTGATGCCATCTGAGACGCCGATTCAGCCGGTTATTTTGGGCAGTAATAAAGCGGTCATGTCGGCGAGCAGTTATCTAAAAGAGAGGAACATATTGGTTGCTGCTATTCGCCATCCAACGGTTAAAAAATCCAGCGAACGCTTGAGAATAACACTCTCGGCGACACACACCGAATCGCAAGTTGATGCATTGCTGCTTGCGCTTGAAGGAGCGGTCTGTTGA
- the bioB gene encoding biotin synthase BioB, with protein sequence MSISSEAIGEQKRASVNIVRNTWPLKKIQALFDLPFNDLLFKAHTIHRENFDPNAVQISTLLSIKTGACPEDCSYCPQSVRYDTGLEKEALMEIRAVVDAAKEAKANGASRFCMGAAWRSPKDRDLDKVTRMVEEVKALGMETCVTLGMLEDSQAKRLKDAGLDYYNHNIDTSEEYYKEVITTRTYQDRLDTIETVRGAGINVCSGGIVGMGEVSDDRAKMLQTLANMEHPPESVPINKLVQVEGTPLDGAAAIDSLEFIKTIAVARILMPKSQVRLSAGRSDMTDEMQAMCFFAGANSIFYGDQLLTTENPSESADHQLFKRLGIHPATA encoded by the coding sequence ATGAGCATATCATCAGAAGCGATCGGTGAGCAAAAAAGAGCGTCGGTTAATATAGTAAGAAATACGTGGCCGCTGAAGAAAATTCAAGCGTTGTTTGATTTGCCCTTCAATGACTTACTTTTTAAAGCGCACACCATACACCGAGAAAACTTTGACCCCAACGCGGTTCAAATCAGTACCTTATTGAGCATCAAAACCGGTGCCTGCCCTGAGGATTGTTCTTATTGCCCGCAAAGTGTTCGTTACGACACCGGGCTTGAGAAAGAGGCGTTAATGGAAATTAGAGCGGTTGTTGACGCCGCCAAAGAGGCTAAAGCCAACGGCGCAAGTCGTTTTTGTATGGGCGCTGCATGGCGTAGCCCAAAGGACCGTGATTTAGATAAAGTGACGCGCATGGTCGAAGAAGTGAAGGCATTGGGAATGGAAACATGCGTGACCTTGGGTATGTTGGAGGACAGTCAAGCAAAGCGTTTAAAAGACGCGGGCTTAGACTATTACAATCATAATATTGATACCTCTGAAGAGTACTATAAAGAGGTGATTACCACGCGTACTTACCAAGACCGGTTGGATACCATTGAGACCGTTCGCGGTGCGGGAATTAATGTTTGTAGTGGCGGGATTGTGGGCATGGGTGAGGTCAGTGATGATCGAGCTAAGATGTTGCAAACCTTGGCCAATATGGAGCACCCACCTGAGAGTGTGCCAATTAACAAGCTGGTGCAAGTGGAAGGAACGCCGTTAGACGGTGCGGCGGCCATTGATTCGCTAGAATTTATAAAAACAATCGCAGTGGCGCGTATTTTAATGCCTAAGTCACAAGTAAGGTTGTCGGCTGGCCGCTCTGATATGACGGATGAAATGCAGGCGATGTGCTTTTTTGCCGGCGCGAACTCCATTTTTTATGGTGATCAATTACTCACTACAGAAAACCCATCAGAAAGCGCGGATCATCAGTTGTTTAAACGCTTAGGGATCCATCCCGCAACGGCGTAA